A single window of Stigmatopora nigra isolate UIUO_SnigA chromosome 22, RoL_Snig_1.1, whole genome shotgun sequence DNA harbors:
- the LOC144215970 gene encoding hyaluronidase-5-like: protein MQPNLAVVLAMCCFLGSCGASPWTSPPLKPNHPFLFTWNAPTELCESRFGLPLDLSHFHLVSSTLKSATNQSVSIFYTDRFGIVPYVDEDTGEFVDEGLPQLVDLKEHRELAEDDIDFYIPDDYPGLAVLDLEEWRPQWIRNWGSKDIYREISIDRVKARNASLTDDQAEDRAKMLFERAAKRYFLRSLLIGKRLRPKRLWGYYLYPDCYNYDYNQDMTEFSGECPEIEKERNDELLWLWGESTALYPSIYLELALRDSVQARQFVRHRLAEAVRVSTLANHSYSIPVYPYIRPVYKDSTDIYMSEMDLVNTIGEAAALGAAGVVSWGDMDVPESEDSCFDARRHLQNVMNPYILNVTTATRLCSEALCQSRGRCVRKRWDENVYLHLDPRRYRIERRHRLGPLTVGGGGLSQDDVDWFRQHFDCMCYNELPCYSPKILNAIHDNFYAGSHSRSCLPVVEPHFILIVAATLWVQHLLG, encoded by the exons ATGCAGCCAAATTTGGCTGTTGTGCTCGCAATGTGTTGTTTCCTGGGCTCCTGTGGTGCTTCTCCATGGACATCTCCGCCCCTCAAGCCCAACCACCCGTTCTTGTTCACGTGGAACGCACCCACCGAGTTGTGCGAGAGTCGCTTCGGTCTACCGCTCGACCTGTCGCACTTCCACCTGGTGAGCAGCACCCTCAAATCCGCCACCAACCAGAGTGTCTCCATCTTCTACACCGACCGCTTTGGGATCGTCCCGTACGTGGACGAAGACACTGGTGAATTTGTGGACGAGGGCTTGCCCCAGTTAGTGGACCTCAAAGAGCACCGCGAGCTGGCTGAGGACGATATTGACTTCTACATCCCGGATGACTATCCGGGTCTGGCTGTTCTGGACTTGGAGGAGTGGCGCCCACAGTGGATTCGCAACTGGGGCAGCAAAGACATCTATAGGGAAATCTCCATCGACAGGGTTAAGGCCAGGAATGCCAGCTTGACCGATGATCAAGCAGAGGACCGGGCCAAGATGTTGTTTGAGCGTGCTGCCAAGCGCTACTTTTTGCGTTCACTGCTTATTGGGAAACGTTTGAGGCCCAAACGGCTGTGGGGTTACTATCTTTATCCCGACTGCTACAACTATGACTACAACCAG GACATGACAGAGTTCAGTGGCGAGTGTCCCGAAATTGAGAAGGAGCGCAACGATGAGCTGTTGTGGCTCTGGGGCGAATCCACTGCCCTCTACCCGTCTATCTACCTGGAGTTGGCCCTGAGAGACTCGGTTCAAGCACGACAATTTGTGCGCCATCGTCTGGCCGAAGCAGTCCGGGTGTCAACGCTCGCAAACCACTCGTATTCCATTCCTGTTTATCCCTACATTCGTCCTGTCTACAAGGACAGCACAGACATATACATGTCAGAG ATGGACTTGGTGAACACCATCGGTGAGGCGGCCGCTCTAGGCGCCGCTGGCGTGGTTTCCTGGGGAGACATGGACGTCCCAGAAAGCGAG GACTCGTGCTTTGATGCCCGTCGCCACTTGCAGAACGTGATGAACCCGTACATCCTTAACGTCACCACGGCGACCAGGCTGTGCAGTGAAGCACTATGCCAGAGTCGTGGCCGCTGCGTGCGTAAACGCTGGGACGAGAACGTCTACCTCCACCTGGACCCGCGCCGCTACCGCATCGAGCGAAGGCACCGTCTTGGCCCGCTTACAGTCGGCGGCGGTGGTTTGTCCCAAGATGACGTGGACTGGTTCCGTCAGCATTTTGACTGCATGTGCTACAATGAGTTGCCGTGCTATTCCCCCAAGATTCTGAATGCCATCCATGACAACTTCTATGCCGGAAGTCACTCAAGGTCGTGTCTTCCAGTCGTAGAGCCTCACTTCATCCTGATTGTCGCTGCTACGCTTTGGGTCCAACATCTGTTgggataa